Proteins encoded within one genomic window of Polaribacter sp. NJDZ03:
- a CDS encoding sirohydrochlorin chelatase, with amino-acid sequence MKEGILLCGHGTRREAGVKSFKRLVSILKERYQDEYEVDYGFLEFNHPTYEAAVERMYAQGIRKIYALPVILFAGSHAKNDIPFELNTLQGYHDDLTISMGKHIGVSSFLLDLSLKRIEETEKKLPKIDRKETCLVVVGRGTTDPDANSDVAKLTSMLWDGMGFGFATTVYSGTAFPNVDEGLQLVEKLGFKRTIVIPFFFFTGILLERIYKSVSEMDASSNLEYVYTDPFGADELILQAFDERLHEAKNGIANMNCQLCKYRKQVIGFEEDKGKEQIGHHLNVKGILFEEDEKPNEEENGFTSKIKKMLGI; translated from the coding sequence ATGAAAGAAGGAATTTTATTATGCGGACACGGTACAAGAAGAGAAGCTGGCGTAAAATCGTTTAAACGATTGGTGAGCATTCTTAAAGAACGCTACCAAGATGAATATGAAGTAGATTATGGGTTTTTAGAATTTAATCATCCTACGTATGAAGCTGCCGTAGAACGCATGTATGCGCAAGGTATTCGAAAAATATATGCGTTGCCTGTTATTTTATTTGCGGGTTCACATGCCAAGAATGACATTCCGTTTGAGTTAAATACCTTACAAGGTTATCACGATGATTTAACCATTTCTATGGGAAAACATATTGGTGTAAGTTCTTTTTTACTTGATTTATCGTTAAAACGGATTGAAGAAACAGAGAAAAAATTACCTAAAATTGATAGAAAAGAAACCTGTTTGGTAGTAGTTGGTAGAGGAACTACAGACCCAGATGCCAATAGCGATGTTGCTAAATTAACCAGTATGCTTTGGGACGGAATGGGCTTTGGTTTTGCCACCACAGTATATAGCGGAACAGCGTTTCCTAATGTAGACGAAGGTTTACAATTAGTCGAAAAATTAGGTTTTAAACGTACTATTGTGATTCCTTTTTTCTTTTTTACAGGTATTTTATTAGAGCGAATTTATAAAAGCGTTTCGGAAATGGATGCGAGTTCTAATTTAGAATATGTGTACACAGATCCTTTTGGTGCCGATGAATTAATTTTACAGGCTTTTGATGAGCGTTTACATGAAGCTAAAAACGGAATAGCAAACATGAATTGTCAGTTATGTAAATACAGAAAACAAGTCATTGGTTTTGAAGAAGACAAAGGGAAAGAGCAAATTGGTCATCATCTTAATGTAAAAGGAATTTTATTTGAAGAAGATGAAAAACCAAATGAAGAAGAAAACGGTTTTACAAGTAAAATTAAAAAAATGTTAGGCATATGA
- the cobM gene encoding precorrin-4 C(11)-methyltransferase: MKKIAIIAVTEKGLEKALIIQKEFPKSLVITTLNSSDKNVSTISSISNYLTDNFLKLDGICFVTALGICVRLIAPYIQDKNTDPAVISVDDLGLNVQAVLSGHKGGANDFALKVASVLGANPIISTSSDVQNIWALDTLANQYDWQVATSLSMNKTMALFVNNKPTALLLDIKDKGTQHLEKTVPNFVTVFYDEAEIDYTQFELFIAVSYKVYTSTIASVFFIPKVLSVGSGCSKQLDSVLFETTLKEELKSRNIHFSAIKNVGSIDIKAQQQAYLDFSTKNNIPFSTFTSDEIDTITVPNPSEMVQSKIGVDGVSESTAMLLSGSKNVLIEKQKIHLENGEKFTFSIALDVKAERRTAIAIIGAGPGDEELITVKGKAYLENADCVLYAGSLIPEEMTNWCKPGAVVRNSAMMTLEEQIAVMQEHYKKGNAIVRLQCGDPSLYGAIQEQMTIFDELEMEYFIVPGISAFSAAAAVLKSEFTIPEVVQSIVLTRGEGKTPMPSKENIAAFAATNATMCIFLSVGIAKKVEAQLLEHFDADTPVAVMYRISWKDEEIYQGKLENLAKIVKDSKKTRTVLIIVGHAIGARKNRSQLYSPDVKHIFRTNKKFVVTE, translated from the coding sequence ATGAAAAAAATAGCCATTATAGCAGTTACTGAAAAAGGGTTAGAAAAAGCCCTTATTATTCAGAAAGAATTTCCAAAATCTTTGGTAATTACAACGTTAAATTCTTCGGATAAAAACGTATCAACTATTAGCTCAATATCAAACTATTTAACTGATAATTTCTTAAAATTAGACGGTATTTGTTTTGTGACTGCTTTAGGTATTTGTGTGCGATTAATTGCACCTTATATTCAAGATAAAAACACAGATCCTGCAGTAATTTCTGTGGATGATTTAGGTCTAAATGTGCAAGCTGTTTTAAGCGGACATAAAGGTGGCGCAAATGATTTTGCTTTAAAAGTTGCTTCCGTTTTAGGAGCCAACCCAATTATATCTACGTCTAGTGATGTACAAAATATTTGGGCGTTAGATACGTTAGCAAATCAATATGATTGGCAAGTAGCCACTTCTTTATCAATGAACAAAACAATGGCGTTGTTTGTAAATAATAAACCTACTGCCCTATTGTTAGATATTAAAGATAAAGGTACTCAGCATTTAGAAAAAACAGTACCTAATTTTGTTACTGTTTTTTACGATGAAGCGGAGATTGATTACACACAATTTGAGTTATTTATTGCCGTAAGTTATAAAGTGTATACAAGTACAATTGCTAGTGTATTCTTTATACCAAAAGTACTTTCTGTTGGTTCTGGTTGCTCTAAACAATTAGATTCAGTTCTTTTTGAAACTACTTTAAAAGAAGAATTGAAAAGTAGAAACATTCACTTTTCAGCGATTAAAAACGTTGGATCTATAGATATTAAGGCACAACAACAAGCGTATTTAGATTTTAGTACAAAAAACAACATTCCGTTTAGCACTTTTACTTCAGACGAAATAGACACCATTACCGTACCAAACCCAAGTGAAATGGTGCAATCTAAAATTGGTGTTGATGGTGTTTCCGAATCTACTGCAATGCTACTTTCTGGAAGCAAAAATGTACTAATTGAAAAACAAAAAATTCATTTAGAAAATGGTGAGAAATTCACTTTTTCTATTGCTTTAGATGTTAAGGCAGAACGTAGAACCGCTATCGCAATTATTGGTGCAGGACCTGGTGATGAAGAATTAATTACCGTAAAAGGAAAAGCCTATTTAGAAAACGCAGATTGTGTATTGTACGCAGGTAGTTTAATTCCTGAAGAAATGACCAATTGGTGTAAACCAGGTGCTGTGGTTAGAAACTCTGCAATGATGACTTTAGAAGAGCAAATAGCGGTAATGCAAGAACATTACAAAAAAGGTAATGCTATTGTACGTTTACAATGTGGAGATCCTTCTTTGTATGGCGCTATCCAAGAGCAAATGACCATTTTTGATGAATTAGAAATGGAGTACTTTATTGTACCAGGAATTTCAGCTTTTAGTGCCGCAGCTGCCGTTTTAAAATCTGAATTTACGATTCCGGAAGTAGTACAGTCTATTGTTTTAACACGTGGAGAAGGTAAAACACCAATGCCATCAAAAGAAAATATTGCTGCTTTTGCTGCTACAAATGCTACCATGTGTATCTTTTTAAGTGTAGGAATTGCTAAAAAAGTAGAAGCACAATTATTAGAACATTTTGATGCTGATACGCCTGTAGCAGTGATGTACAGAATCTCTTGGAAAGATGAAGAAATTTATCAAGGTAAATTAGAAAATCTAG
- the bluB gene encoding 5,6-dimethylbenzimidazole synthase has protein sequence MNKFTSENIETLEQIILARRDVRGNRFTDEPVVQADLDKILFAGVNAPSVGFSQPWEFVVIKDLDIRNKIKDSFFEENEKAKSLFEGKKADAYTQLKLEGIVESPLNIAVFYKPSEHPVLGQTTMKEAGVYSVVCAIQNMWLMARALNVGLGWVSILNPDKVKTILNAPKDRQLIGYLCLGHVDKFYENPELERLQWEKRKNINDVIIKDSY, from the coding sequence ATGAACAAATTTACTTCAGAAAATATAGAAACGTTAGAACAGATTATTCTTGCTCGTAGAGATGTAAGAGGGAATCGATTTACAGACGAACCTGTTGTTCAAGCAGATTTAGATAAAATTCTATTTGCTGGAGTAAACGCACCTTCCGTTGGTTTTTCGCAACCCTGGGAGTTTGTTGTAATTAAAGATTTAGACATTAGAAATAAAATAAAGGATAGTTTTTTTGAAGAAAATGAGAAAGCTAAATCCCTTTTTGAAGGAAAAAAAGCAGATGCATATACCCAATTAAAATTGGAAGGTATTGTAGAATCTCCACTAAATATTGCTGTATTCTACAAACCTAGTGAGCATCCTGTTTTAGGACAAACTACCATGAAGGAAGCAGGCGTTTATTCTGTGGTTTGTGCCATTCAAAATATGTGGTTAATGGCAAGAGCGTTAAATGTTGGTTTAGGTTGGGTTAGTATTTTAAATCCTGATAAGGTGAAAACCATATTAAACGCTCCTAAAGACAGACAACTAATTGGTTATTTGTGTTTAGGACATGTAGATAAATTCTATGAAAACCCAGAATTAGAACGTTTACAATGGGAAAAACGTAAGAATATAAATGATGTTATTATTAAGGATTCTTATTAA
- the cbiE gene encoding precorrin-6y C5,15-methyltransferase (decarboxylating) subunit CbiE: protein MKQTKTHIDFYLIGIGNHPTPKLNDDALEFIQESTVFSGGKRHYQLVKSYLPENHTWIEISGKMDALIQQYNTYDKSIVVFASGDPFFYGFGNTLQRLIPNAKLNSVPYFNSIQLLCHKTQTNYNNLKSISVHGRDWSALDEALINRTELIGVLTDNKKTPAEIAKRLLQYGFDNYSITIGEALDGDTEHIEQLDLLSCTLKTHQHLNCVLLKQIAPKKKHFGIPDTAFIPLKNRANMITKMPIRLSTIQALELQNKAVFWDIGSCTGSVAIEAKQHYPNLKIIAFEKRTECAAIIQQNTERLATPGIEIIIDDFFNLNLKDYPIPDVVFIGGHGGRLKELIKLLHQVNPYLKLVTNAVRKNSSEVFTEELTKLNYTISTNSIQVNEHNKISIHTAEKQ, encoded by the coding sequence ATGAAGCAAACAAAGACACATATCGATTTTTATTTAATTGGAATAGGCAATCATCCTACGCCCAAGTTAAATGATGATGCTTTAGAGTTCATCCAAGAATCTACTGTTTTTTCTGGCGGAAAACGTCATTATCAATTGGTTAAATCTTACTTGCCAGAAAACCATACTTGGATAGAGATTTCAGGAAAAATGGACGCTTTAATTCAGCAATACAATACTTATGATAAGTCTATTGTTGTTTTTGCTTCTGGAGATCCTTTTTTCTACGGATTCGGAAATACCTTACAACGTTTAATACCGAATGCTAAACTAAATTCAGTTCCTTATTTTAATAGCATTCAGTTACTATGTCATAAAACGCAAACCAATTATAACAACTTAAAATCGATATCGGTTCACGGTAGAGATTGGTCGGCTTTAGACGAAGCATTAATCAATAGAACCGAATTAATTGGAGTATTAACTGATAACAAAAAAACACCGGCAGAAATTGCAAAGCGTTTGTTACAATATGGTTTCGATAATTATTCGATAACTATTGGAGAGGCTTTGGATGGAGATACAGAACATATTGAGCAACTCGATTTATTGTCGTGTACTCTAAAAACACATCAACATTTAAACTGTGTTTTATTAAAACAAATAGCACCAAAAAAGAAACACTTTGGCATACCCGATACTGCTTTTATTCCGTTAAAGAATAGAGCGAATATGATTACAAAAATGCCCATTCGTTTAAGTACAATTCAGGCATTAGAGTTGCAAAATAAAGCTGTTTTTTGGGACATCGGTTCTTGTACCGGATCTGTCGCTATTGAAGCCAAACAACACTATCCGAATTTAAAAATTATAGCTTTTGAAAAACGTACAGAATGCGCTGCTATTATTCAGCAAAACACCGAACGTTTGGCAACTCCTGGCATCGAAATTATTATTGATGATTTCTTTAACCTCAACCTAAAAGACTACCCAATTCCGGATGTTGTATTCATTGGCGGACATGGAGGAAGGCTAAAAGAACTAATTAAACTCTTACATCAAGTAAACCCATATTTAAAACTGGTTACCAATGCTGTAAGAAAAAATAGTAGCGAGGTTTTTACAGAAGAACTTACCAAATTAAATTATACAATTAGTACAAATAGCATTCAAGTAAACGAGCATAACAAAATTAGCATTCACACCGCAGAAAAACAATAA
- the cobI gene encoding precorrin-2 C(20)-methyltransferase, protein MIAGKIYGVSLGPGDADLITLKGLKALQQADKIYYPGSLFKDGRKASYSLSILDNYNLDAAKLVGFHLKMDLERAQAKEIYETTFQQILADYKKGLSIAIVSEGDISTFSSFSYLLEKIQAHQLTIHLIPGISSYLHLAAESKMPLCLQNEKVVVIPRIQTQEELEEAIAHFDTVVLMKIISVVDIITDVINHKKHSITYAERLGTYQQFITTDWSIANKRETPYFSLIIIKKINK, encoded by the coding sequence ATGATAGCAGGTAAAATTTACGGCGTTTCATTAGGTCCTGGCGATGCCGATTTAATTACGCTAAAAGGTTTAAAAGCGTTACAGCAAGCTGATAAAATATATTATCCGGGTTCTTTATTTAAAGACGGAAGAAAGGCAAGTTATTCGCTTTCTATCTTAGATAATTATAACTTAGATGCTGCTAAATTAGTCGGTTTTCATCTAAAGATGGATTTAGAAAGAGCGCAAGCCAAAGAAATTTACGAAACTACCTTTCAGCAAATTTTAGCTGATTATAAAAAAGGATTATCAATCGCCATTGTAAGCGAAGGAGATATTAGTACGTTTAGTTCTTTTTCTTATCTATTAGAAAAAATACAAGCGCATCAATTAACCATTCATTTAATTCCGGGTATTAGCTCTTATTTGCATTTAGCTGCAGAAAGTAAAATGCCTTTGTGTTTACAAAACGAAAAAGTAGTTGTTATTCCGCGTATACAAACACAAGAGGAATTAGAAGAAGCGATTGCGCATTTTGACACCGTAGTATTAATGAAAATTATATCGGTTGTAGATATTATTACCGACGTAATAAATCACAAAAAACATAGCATTACCTATGCAGAACGCTTAGGCACCTATCAACAATTTATAACAACCGATTGGTCAATTGCAAATAAAAGAGAAACGCCTTATTTTTCTCTTATCATCATAAAAAAAATAAACAAATGA
- the cobJ gene encoding precorrin-3B C(17)-methyltransferase, producing the protein MKITVAGLGPGDINYMLPVVKNALQKADVVIGYDYYFQFGASLFKEDAELISMPLGMEEARAHKAIEKAKEDKYVVVIGSGDASIYAMAAIVYEVVSKENHTDIELETLPGVSAFLAAGSKLGAPLGHDFCCISLSDLMTPWNKIEQRIKAAAMGDFVTSLYNPKSKKRHWQLGRLQKIFLAERSPSTPVAIIRHVTRPEEELKITTLGEFNPDDVDMFCLVMIGNSQTYRFKDYLVTPRGYLNRKPHTGKEIQQESFRIVTEHIKDLPFAIADKWAITRVIHTTGILEDFNHYSATPEAIENWHNHLKNGGEIVTDVTMVQAGITKAFTKEYGNQIHCLLNDEEAQELAKSANITRTQAGIRKAIEKHPNALYVVGNAPTALFEIVDQLRDNKAFKPVGVVGVPVGFVNVLESKEQLSQIKNTDWVIVEGNRGGSNVAAAIVNAAFTLPEASTYFKS; encoded by the coding sequence ATGAAAATAACTGTAGCAGGCTTAGGTCCTGGAGATATCAATTATATGTTACCCGTAGTTAAAAATGCTTTACAAAAAGCAGATGTAGTTATTGGTTACGACTATTATTTTCAATTTGGAGCCTCTTTATTTAAAGAAGATGCAGAACTTATTTCTATGCCATTAGGTATGGAAGAAGCAAGAGCTCATAAAGCTATTGAAAAAGCAAAAGAAGATAAATATGTAGTGGTTATTGGCTCTGGTGATGCCAGTATTTATGCCATGGCAGCAATTGTTTACGAGGTAGTTTCTAAAGAAAATCATACTGATATTGAATTAGAAACCTTACCTGGAGTTTCGGCATTTTTAGCTGCAGGAAGCAAATTGGGTGCGCCATTAGGTCACGATTTTTGTTGTATTTCTCTTTCTGATTTAATGACACCATGGAACAAGATTGAGCAACGAATTAAAGCTGCCGCAATGGGCGATTTTGTAACGAGTTTGTACAACCCAAAAAGTAAAAAGAGACATTGGCAATTAGGCAGATTGCAAAAAATATTTTTAGCAGAACGCTCACCTTCTACTCCGGTTGCCATTATAAGACACGTAACTAGACCAGAAGAAGAACTTAAAATAACGACGTTGGGTGAATTTAATCCTGATGATGTAGATATGTTTTGCTTGGTGATGATTGGAAACTCGCAAACCTATCGTTTTAAAGACTATTTGGTGACTCCTAGAGGATACTTAAACAGAAAACCACATACAGGCAAAGAAATTCAGCAAGAAAGCTTTAGAATCGTTACCGAACATATTAAAGATTTGCCTTTTGCTATTGCTGATAAATGGGCAATAACGAGAGTCATTCATACCACTGGAATTTTAGAAGATTTTAATCATTATTCGGCAACACCAGAAGCGATTGAAAATTGGCACAACCATCTTAAAAACGGAGGTGAAATTGTGACTGATGTTACCATGGTACAAGCAGGAATTACAAAAGCTTTTACAAAGGAATACGGCAACCAAATTCACTGTTTGTTAAATGATGAGGAGGCACAAGAATTGGCTAAATCTGCAAATATTACACGCACACAAGCAGGCATTAGAAAAGCAATTGAAAAACACCCAAATGCTTTATATGTAGTTGGTAATGCACCTACTGCTTTGTTTGAAATTGTAGATCAATTAAGAGATAATAAAGCCTTTAAACCTGTTGGTGTTGTTGGTGTTCCGGTTGGTTTTGTAAATGTTTTAGAATCTAAAGAACAGTTATCTCAAATTAAAAATACAGATTGGGTAATTGTAGAAGGCAACAGAGGTGGTAGTAATGTGGCAGCTGCTATTGTAAATGCCGCTTTTACGTTACCAGAAGCATCCACCTATTTTAAATCTTAA